The following are from one region of the Neurospora crassa OR74A linkage group III, whole genome shotgun sequence genome:
- the set-2 gene encoding histone-lysine N-methyltransferase, translating to MEDGHHSPDSTKESKSEEHSKMNGSKLKRDGASNAGNAATPNGSQTGISRPPSMSPDEHKAASESTATPSENVPTQKPSRKASQKNMKREPVLFNHLPDVREEACTHFQVIHDCLYGSKNMGASEHDALDCDCAEEWRGDMNHACGEDSDCINRATKMECVDGDCNCGSGCQNQRFQRKQYADVSVIKTEKKGFGLRANTDLQVNDFIFEYIGEVINEPTFRSRMVKYDKEGIKHFYFMSLTKSEFVDATKKGNLGRFCNHSCDPNCYVDKWVVGDKLRMGIFAGRAIKAGEELVFNYNVDRYGADPQPCYCGEPNCTGFIGGKTQTERATKLPPATIEALGIEDGDSWDTAVAATVKKPRKKKATEDDEEYINRFEPRGLDEEGVTKVMATLMQCKEKWIAVKLLGRLQNADDDHVRNRVVKMHGYQILKTTLNTFKEDTNVVLQILDILYQLPRITKNKITDSNIEAAVEPLTHSDHEDVASQSKRLLQEWSKLETAYRIPRKKLDPSAPVTTNSFEDDRRNVNHEEHPSRPVNPFENMVVPTGPRSNIPQRNMNYFNNQRPRKLPTNLPAGWFVTTDSTGKYYFYDKSGHTQWQRPTTPAVDVPKPSAKVEQNQKALQDIIDSLTKEPTPRHSANQTPKSNTPVPDNGKKEKWRSLPVEKQMKIYENTLFPHVKYVMDKFHRRLPKEDLKRFGREINKKLVASDYKNHRVDDPTTISSNQARKIKKFVKDFFDRAVVKHRENEQRAAQKAGPSSSGAPSPTNGGSAKSPLGRNGASNATVKTQQPDADGDIVLTDVEDEGENTPATSSSDRKRKRAEEQEVPAPASEAIPSPKRAKEDSTTEDSIPSPPPPPPPPTDTPLTEEERSMREQEEALMRENEEAQRLEDEEAERRVSVTVQGAAVATSKVNGVNGTKAHHTSEASPAVSDENGMDAGRDEKSHEQMAQQEPVSR from the exons ATGGAGGACGGCCATCACTCACCGGATTCGACCAAGGAATCAAAGTCGGAGGAACACTCCAAGATGAACGGCTCCAAGCTAAAACGGGATGGCGCCAGCAACGCCGGCAATGCGGCCACGCCAAACGGCTCCCAGACCGGAATCTCGAGACCCCCAAGCATGTCGCCCGACGAGCACAAGGCTGCGAGTGAGAGCACAGCAACTCCCAGCGAAAATGTCCCGACACAAAAGCCTTCGCGAAAGGCGTCTCAGAAGAACATGAAGAGGGAACCGGTGCTCTTCAACCATCTCCCCGACGTGAGGGAAGAGGCATGCACACATTTCCAGGTCATTCATGACTGTCTCTATGGCTCAAAGAACATGGGTGCATCCGAGCACGATGCGTTGGATTGTGACTGTGCGGAAGAATGGC GCGGTGATATGAACCATGCGTGCGGGGAAGATTCAGACTGTATTAATCGGGCCACGAAAATGGAGTGCGTTGACGGCGATTGCAACTGTGGTAGCGGATGCCAGAACCAGCGCTTTCAGCGAAAACAGTACGCCGACGTATCGGTCATCAagacggaaaagaaggggtTCGGCCTCCGGGCAAACACGGATTTGCAAGTTAACGACTTCATTTTCGAGTACATTGGCGAGGTCATCAACGAGCCGACATTTCGCAGCCGCATGGTCAAATACGACAAGGAGGGCATCAAGCACTTCTATTTCATGTCACTAACCAAATCCGAGTTTGTTGATGCCACTAAGAAGGGCAACCTCGGCAGGTTCTGCAACCATTCGTGCGATCCTAATTGCTACGTCGACAAGTGGGTGGTTGGTGACAAGCTGCGCATGGGCATTTTTGCGGGGCGCGCAATCAAGGCTGGTGAGGAACTGGTGTTCAACTACAACGTGGACCGCTATGGCGCCGACCCGCAGCCTTGCTACTGCGGTGAACCAAACTGCACCGGTTTCATTGGCGGCAAAACGCAAACAGAGCGTGCAACCAAACTGCCGCCTGCCACCATCGAGGCGCTTGGTATCGAAGATGGAGACAGCTGGGAcacggcggtggcggccaCCGTCAAGAAGCcccgcaagaagaaggctaccgaggacgatgaagagTACATCAACCGCTTCGAGCCTCGTGGCCTCGATGAAGAGGGTGTCACCAAGGTCATGGCCACGCTCATGCAGTGCAAGGAGAAATGGATTGCCGTCAAGCTGCTCGGCCGCCTTCAGAATGCCGACGATGACCATGTCCGGAACCGGGTTGTTAAGATGCACGGATACCAGATTTTGAAGACAACCCTCAACACCTTTAAGGAAGACACCAATGTCGTACTGCAGATTCTCGATATCCTGTACCAACTCCCCCGCATCACCAAGAACAAGATTACCGATTCCAACATCGAAGCCGCCGTCGAGCCCCTCACCCATTCCGACCATGAGGATGTCGCGTCGCAGTCCAAACGATTGCTTCAGGAATGGAGCAAATTGGAGACAGCCTATCGCATCCCGCGCAAGAAGCTCGACCCCTCCGCTCCCGTAACCACAAATTCGTTTGAGGATGACCGCCGCAACGTCAATCATGAGGAGCATCCCTCAAGACCTGTCAATCCGTTCGAGAACATGGTTGTGCCCACGGGTCCCCGCAGCAACATTCCCCAACGGAACATGAACTACTTCAACAACCAGAGACCACGCAAGCTTCCAACGAATCTTCCTGCAGGATGGTTTGTCACCACTGACAGCACAGGCAAATACTACTTTTACGACAAGAGCGGCCATACCCAGTGGCAGCGACCTACAACGCCTGCTGTCGACGTGCCCAAGCCCTCTGCCAAGGTGGAACAAAACCAAAAGGCTCTGCAGGATATCATCGACAGTTTGACCAAGGAGCCGACGCCCCGCCATTCTGCGAACCAAACCCCTAAATCTAACACACCCGTGCCAGACAATGGTaagaaggagaagtggaGGTCTCTTCCGGTTGAGAAACAGATGAAGATTTACGAAAACACG CTCTTTCCTCATGTGAAATACGTCATGGACAAGTTTCACCGAAGACTTCCCAAGGAAGACCTCAAGCGGTTTGGCCGTGAGATCAACAAGAAACTGGTTGCTTCCGACTACAAGAACCACCGTGTCGATGACCCTACGACCATTTCCTCCAACCAGGCAAGGAAGATCAAGAAATTTGTCAAGGACTTCTTTGATCGTGCTGTGGTCAAGCACAGGGAAAACGAGCAGCGCGCTGCACAGAAAGCCGGGCCATCATCTTCCGGCGCCCCATCGCCTACCAACGGCGGTTCAGCCAAGTCACCACTTGGCCGTAACGGCGCCAGCAATGCCACCGTCAAGACCCAGCAGCCCGACGCCGATGGCGATATTGTCCTTACAGACGTGGAGGATGAGGGCGAGAATACTCCTGCCACCTCCAGCTCAGACCGCAAGAGGAAGCGTGCGGAAGAGCAAGAGGTTCCGGCGCCGGCATCCGAAGCGATACCTTCACCGAAGCGAGCCAAGGAGGACTCGACAACCGAAGACTCGATCCCCAGCCCTCCGccccctccgccgccgccgacagATACTCCACTCACCGAAGAGGAGCGATCAATGCGCGAGCAAGAGGAGGCCTTAATGAGGGAGAACGAAGAAGCGCAGAGgctggaggacgaggaggccgagCGCCGGGTGAGTGTTACTGTTCAGGGAGCGGCTGTCGCGACCAGCAAGGTGAACGGAGTAAATGGGACCAAGGCCCACCATACCTCAGAGGCATCACCTGCTGTTTCCGATGAGAATGGGATGGACGCTGGTCGTGATGAGAAGAGTCATGAGCAAATGGCACAACAGGAGCCCGTCAGTCGTTAG
- the cul-4 gene encoding ubiquitin ligase subunit CulD: MPSNSTANPSELSRDNNNNNNNNNNNNNNNNNNNITTSHLHQHTPSSPPQATPTKRRFDDLNLKDKGAQQSHLHAAASSTTNTAAPNKRSRSELFAASSAVHPTTATTPPTMSAKLKGKRPASGPPEVIDLTQGSNNSAGSSPVATSSHSDIRGPPLSSSHSTGRTSTAPLNPKGGGMATGKTPGGTNYLQTHIGARRLVVKNLRPVATQTQTEEAHYARIRGDLDTALRAIFSGHGAGAGAGAGAAPALGGYSPSPGGPGGQSRSGAAGNNTTTGGQPMEKLYRGVEDICRRGKKESGELYEWLKDRCKGWLNSDEVLKSLLAAAPSIASDMGGEEDVILLRAVLAAWKRWIAQLLVIRWIFSYLDRSYLLPGGSGTSAEGKGKSASGKREGPTSVNDMGISAFRSAMYSSRSRNGANMLTIGARVVNAVCVLVMFDRLDDSRFDSQLLRESVAMLRLWGVYGKELEPKFINESREYVRRFAEERSESCGLKDYIVACERLLNKESERCDVYNFDSTTKRQLKDDAHDILIFNYAEKLLDSGSVAKLLDANDLDSIKALYELLKLSGIQKRLKGPWEQYIRKAGAAIVSDTARGDEMIIRILQLRRALDVMVRDAFGRDEDFTYGLRDAFGFFINDKSVSSSWNTGTSKVGEMIAKHIDMLLRGGLKTLPKALLSDVKDRQDAERSGIASTADEDAELDRQLDHSLELFRFIQGKDIFEAFYKKDLARRLLMGRSASRDAERNMLAKLKNECGSSFTHNLEIMFKDQELAKDEIASYKTWLAGRGEDSPVANSELDLSVNVLSAAAWPTYPDVRVLLPQNVLDHITTFDTYYKSKHTGRRLTWKHNLAHCVVKARFDRGPKELLVSAFQAIVLVLFNEAEEKSPDGILSYEQLASATGMPDPELQRTLQSLACGKTRVLNKHPKGRDVNKTDTFSINKSFTDPKFRVKINQIQLKETKEENKETHERVAQDRQFETQAAIVRIMKSRKKMAHAQLVAEVINQTKQRGAVDAADIKANIEKLIEKDYIEREGGNYVYLA; the protein is encoded by the exons ATGCCTTCGAACAGCACTGCCAATCCGTCCGAGTTGTCTcgtgacaacaacaacaacaacaacaacaacaacaacaacaacaacaacaacaacaataacaacatcaccacgagccatcttcatcagcatacgccatcatcaccgccgcAAGCCACTCCGACCAAGCGCCGCTTCGACGACTTGAACCTGAAGGATAAAGGCGCCCAGCAGTCGCACCTCCACGCCGCCgcatcatccaccaccaacactgCTGCTCCCAACAAGCGCTCCCGCTCCGAACTGTTCGCTGCCTCTTCCGCCGTCCACCCGACAACAGCCACAACACCTCCTACCATGTCCGCCAAACTCAAGGGCAAACGCCCCGCTTCCGGACCGCCCGAGGTAATCGACCTCACCCAAGGAAGTAACAACTCCGCAGGGAGTTCGCCTGTCGCCACTTCTTCTCATTCGGACATACGAGGGCCACCACTATCTTCCTCGCACAGCACGGGCCGTACGTCAACAGCGCCGCTTAACCCCAAGGGCGGCGGCATGGCCACGGGCAAAACACCAGGGGGCACCAACTACCTCCAAACACACATTGGCGCCCGCCGCCTCGTCGTCAAGAACCTCCGCCCTGTCGCCACCCAGACTCAGACCGAAGAAGCGCACTATGCACGCATTCGCGGCGATCTGGATACGGCGCTTAGAGCTATCTTTAGCGGTcacggtgccggtgccggtgccggtgccggtgccgctCCTGCTCTTGGGGGCTACAGTCCTAGTCCCGGCGGCCCAGGTGGTCAGAGCCGAAGCGGAGCGGCGGGCAATAACACCACTACGGGCGGCCAACCCATGGAGAAACTATACCGCGGGGTGGAAGATATCTGCCGACGGGGCAAGAAGGAGAGTGGGGAATTGTACGAGTGGTTGAAGGATCGGTGCAAGGGGTGGTTGAACAGTGACGAGGTGCTCAAGTCGTTATTGGCGGCTGCTCCGTCCATAGCTTCAGACATGGGAGGCGAAGAGGATGTGATCCTGCTCAGGGCGGTGCTGGCCGCTTGGAAGAGGTGGATTGCGCAGCTTTTGGTGATCAGATGGATCTTCAGCTACTTGGATAGGAGTTATCTACTTCCCGGTGGTAGCGGGACTAGCgcggaagggaagggtaagAGTGCTAGTGGAAAAAGGGAGGGGCCAACGAGTGTCAATGATATGGGCATCAGTGCGTTCCGCAGCGCCATGTATAGCTCGAGGAGCAGGAACGGCGCAAATATGCTGACCATCGGCGCACGGGTGGTTAATGCTGTGTGCGTGTTGGTTATGTTTGATCGGCTCGATGACAGCAGATTCGATTCGCAGCTGTTGAGGGAATCGGTGGCCATGTTGAGGCTCTGGGGCGTGTACGGCAAGGAGCTGGAGCCCAAGTTCATCAACGAGTCGAGAGAGTACGTGAGGAGGTTTGCGGAAGAGCGCAGCGAGTCGTGCGGGCTCAAGGACTACATTGTTGCTTGCGAGCGGCTGCTCAACAAGGAAAGCGAGCGGTGCGATGTGTACAACTTTGACAGCACCACCAAGCGCCAGCTCAAGGACGACGCGCACGACATTCTCATCTTCAACTATGCGGAGAAGCTGCTGGACAGCGGCAGTGTCGCAAAGTTGCTGGATGCAAACGACCTCGATTCCATCAAGGCCCTGTACGAGCTGCTAAAGTTGTCAGGTATTCAGAAGAGGCTGAAGGGACCGTGGGAGCAGTACATCAGAAAGGCGGGTGCGGCCATTGTCAGCGATACAGCTAGGGGCGACGAAATGATTATTCGCATCTTGCAGCTGCGTCGCGCGCTAGACGTAATGGTTCGTGATGCGTTCGGCAGAGACGAAGATTTCACGTACGGGTTACGCGACGCTTTCGGGTTCTTCATCAACGACAAGTCGGTATCATCGTCGTGGAATACGGGCACCTCGAAGGTGGGCGAGATGATCGCCAAGCACATTGACATGTTGCTACGCGGTGGTCTCAAGACGTTACCCAAGGCACTGTTGTCCGATGTCAAGGACAGGCAGGATGCCGAAAGGAGCGGCATTGCTAGCACGGCAGATGAAGATGCTGAGCTGGATAGACAGCTGGATCACAGCCTGGAGCTTTTCCGGTTCATCCAGGGCAAGGACATCTTCGAGGCGTTCTACAAGAAGGACCTCGCGCGCAGACTCCTCATGGGTCGCAGTGCTAGCCGTGACGCGGAGAGGAACATGCTGGCCAAGCTGAAGAACGAGTGCGGTTCAAGTTTCACCCACAATCTGGAGATCATGTTCAAGGATCAGGAACTGGCCAAGGACGAAATCGCCTCCTACAAGACCTGGCTAGCCGGTAGGGGCGAGGACTCGCCCGTAGCCAATTCGGAGCTCGACCTGAGCGTTAATGTCCTATCAGCCGCCGCATGGCCTACCTACCCCGATGTTCGCGTCCTGTTGCCGCAAAATGTGCTGGATCATATCACTACGTTCGACACGTACTACAAATCCAAGCATACCGGCCGCCGTCTGACATGGAAGCACAACCTCGCGCACTGCGTCGTCAAGGCCCGCTTCGACCGCGGACCAAAGGAACTACTCGTCTCGGCCTTCCAAgccatcgtcctcgtcctcttcaacGAAGCCGAAGAAAAGTCTCCGGACGGGATCCTCTCCTACGAGCAACTCGCCTCAGCAACGGGGATGCCCGACCCCGAGCTCCAACGGACTCTGCAATCCCTAGCCTGTGGCAAGACGCGCGTCCTCAACAAACACCCCAAGGGTCGCGACGTCAACAAGACCGACACCTTTTCTATCAACAAGTCCTTCACCGATCCCAAGTTCCGAGTCAAGATCAACCAAATCCAACTCAAGGAGACCAAGGAAGAGAACAAGGAGACGCACGAAAGGGTCGCGCAGGACAGACAGTTTGAGACGCAGGCGGCGATTGTGCGCATCATGAAGAGccggaagaagatggcgcaTGCGCAGCTAGTGGCCGAAGTGATTAACCAGACGAAGCAGAGGGGGGCGGTAGATGCGGCGGATATCAAGGCGAATATAGAGAA GCTTATCGAAAAGGATTACATCGAGAGAGAGGGTGGGAATTATGTCTATCTTGCGTAG